The Ornithodoros turicata isolate Travis chromosome 9, ASM3712646v1, whole genome shotgun sequence genome includes a region encoding these proteins:
- the LOC135367993 gene encoding sulfiredoxin-1-like gives MSEAAGLPEADASGKTILYLDFNSLVSAAAPGNPQNVVIVNSNLTNTYASSIHAGNITKVYDVPLEDIIRPIPISSFDEDRVRSLVELLENPNTKDQVAPVDLLWIKGRLGGNYYYAFGGNHRFEAHYRMGLSTIRAKLIRSTITDLQTYLGVHTPDLK, from the exons ATGTCGGAAGCTGCGGGATTGCCTGAAGCCGACGCGTCCGGCAAGACAATTTTGTACCTAGATTTCAACTCTCTCGTGTCGGCAGCAGCACCAGGAAATCCCCAGAATGTGGTTATAGTGAATAGTAACCTTACAAACACGTACGCGTCCAGCATACATGCGGGGAACATCACAAAAGTGTACGACGTTCCCCTGGAGGACATCATACGTCCAATTCCCATCTCGTCTTTTGACGAAGATCGGGTGAGGAGCCTCGTTGAACTCCTCGAG AATCCCAACACAAAGGACCAGGTTGCCCCTGTGGACTTGTTGTGGATCAAGGGTCGCCTTGGCGGGAACTACTACTACGCCTTTGGCGGAAACCACAGGTTCGAGGCCCACTACAGGATGGGGCTGTCGACAATACGCGCAAAACTCATCCGTTCCACGATCACGGACCTCCAGACCTACCTGGGCGTACACACACCAGACCTAAAGTGA